One genomic segment of Oncorhynchus masou masou isolate Uvic2021 chromosome 16, UVic_Omas_1.1, whole genome shotgun sequence includes these proteins:
- the LOC135557844 gene encoding CYFIP-related Rac1 interactor A-like isoform X1, whose amino-acid sequence MGNLLKVLTCTELEQGPNFFLDFENAQPTDCERDVWNQVNAVLQDSESILSGLQAYKGAGQEIREAIQNPNDMILQERAWNSVCPLVIRLKQLYCFSLRLERALQSLLESLTCPPYTPTQHLEKEQALAKQFAEILHFTLRFDELKMRIPAIQNDFSYYRRTISRNRINNMNLDIEREVNNEMANRMSLFYAEATPMLKTLSTATTNFVTENKTLPLENTTDVLSTMASVCKVMLETPDYTCRFNSEDTLLFCMRVMVGVIILYDHVHPNGAFNKSSKIDMKGCIKVLKEQPADNVEGLLNALKFTTKHLHDESTPKNIRSMLQ is encoded by the exons ATGGGGAATCTGTTAAAAGTGCTCACTTGCACTGAACTTGAGCAAGGACCAAACTTTTTCCTTGACTTTGAAA ATGCACAGCCCACAGACTGTGAGAGAGATGTATGGAACCAGGTGAACGCTGTGCTCCAGGACTCTGAGAGCATCCTCTCTGGCCTACAGGCCTACAAGGGAGCCGGACAGGAGATACGAGAG GCCATTCAGAACCCCAATGACATGATCCTACAGGAGAGGGCCTGGAACTCAGTCTGTCCCTTAGTCATACGACTCAAACAGTTGTACTGCTTCTCGCTGAGACTAG AGAGGGCCCTTCAGAGCCTGCTGGAGTCCCTGACATGCCCCCCGTACACCCCCACCCAGCACCTAGAGAAGGAGCAGGCTCTGGCCAAACAGTTTGCTGAGATCCTTCACTTTACCCTGCGCTTCGACGAACtcaag ATGAgaattcctgccatccagaatgACTTCAGTTATTACAGGAGGACCATCAGCCGGAACAGGATAAACAAcatgaat ttggatatagagagagaggtcaacaatGAGATGGCCAACAGAATGTCACTGTTCTACGCCGAGGCGACGCCCATGCTGAAAACCTTAAGCACAGCTACGACAAACTTCGTAACAGAG AACAAGACATTACCCCTGGAGAACACCACTGACGTTCTTAGTACAATGGCCAGTGTCTGTAAAGTCATGCTGGAGACGCC agacTACACGTGCCGGTTCAACAGTGAGGACACGCTGCTGTTCTGTATGAGAGTGATGGTTGGAGTCATCATCCTGTACGACCACGTCCATCCCAACGGAGCCTTCAACAAGTCCTCCAAGATAGAC ATGAAGGGATGCATTAAGGTCCTGAAAGAACAGCCAGCAGATAACGTTGAAGGTCTCCTGAACGCCCTCAA GTTCACCACCAAACACCTGCACGACGAGTCCACTCCAAAAAACATCCGCTCCATGCTTCAGTAA
- the LOC135557844 gene encoding CYFIP-related Rac1 interactor A-like isoform X2: MGNLLKVLTREIENYPHFFLDFENAQPTDCERDVWNQVNAVLQDSESILSGLQAYKGAGQEIREAIQNPNDMILQERAWNSVCPLVIRLKQLYCFSLRLERALQSLLESLTCPPYTPTQHLEKEQALAKQFAEILHFTLRFDELKMRIPAIQNDFSYYRRTISRNRINNMNLDIEREVNNEMANRMSLFYAEATPMLKTLSTATTNFVTENKTLPLENTTDVLSTMASVCKVMLETPDYTCRFNSEDTLLFCMRVMVGVIILYDHVHPNGAFNKSSKIDMKGCIKVLKEQPADNVEGLLNALKFTTKHLHDESTPKNIRSMLQ, encoded by the exons ATGGGTAATCTTCTAAAAGTCCTTACAAGGGAAATAGAGAACTATCCACATTTTTTCCTGGACTTTGAAA ATGCACAGCCCACAGACTGTGAGAGAGATGTATGGAACCAGGTGAACGCTGTGCTCCAGGACTCTGAGAGCATCCTCTCTGGCCTACAGGCCTACAAGGGAGCCGGACAGGAGATACGAGAG GCCATTCAGAACCCCAATGACATGATCCTACAGGAGAGGGCCTGGAACTCAGTCTGTCCCTTAGTCATACGACTCAAACAGTTGTACTGCTTCTCGCTGAGACTAG AGAGGGCCCTTCAGAGCCTGCTGGAGTCCCTGACATGCCCCCCGTACACCCCCACCCAGCACCTAGAGAAGGAGCAGGCTCTGGCCAAACAGTTTGCTGAGATCCTTCACTTTACCCTGCGCTTCGACGAACtcaag ATGAgaattcctgccatccagaatgACTTCAGTTATTACAGGAGGACCATCAGCCGGAACAGGATAAACAAcatgaat ttggatatagagagagaggtcaacaatGAGATGGCCAACAGAATGTCACTGTTCTACGCCGAGGCGACGCCCATGCTGAAAACCTTAAGCACAGCTACGACAAACTTCGTAACAGAG AACAAGACATTACCCCTGGAGAACACCACTGACGTTCTTAGTACAATGGCCAGTGTCTGTAAAGTCATGCTGGAGACGCC agacTACACGTGCCGGTTCAACAGTGAGGACACGCTGCTGTTCTGTATGAGAGTGATGGTTGGAGTCATCATCCTGTACGACCACGTCCATCCCAACGGAGCCTTCAACAAGTCCTCCAAGATAGAC ATGAAGGGATGCATTAAGGTCCTGAAAGAACAGCCAGCAGATAACGTTGAAGGTCTCCTGAACGCCCTCAA GTTCACCACCAAACACCTGCACGACGAGTCCACTCCAAAAAACATCCGCTCCATGCTTCAGTAA